From the genome of Halomonas sp. LR3S48:
CTGGCTCTGCCTGCTGGCGCCGGGAGCCGGCTTCGGCATGCTGATGGTGCTGGGCGCCCATCACGCGCTCACCGGCACGCTGACGGCCACGGCAGTGGCGGCGGCGGTGATTCCCACGCTGATGGTCAGCGCGCTGCTGCTGATCAACCAGTTGCCCGACATCGACGCCGACCGACGGGTAGGGCGCGATCATCTGGCGATTCGCCTGGGTCCACAGCGTGCCGCTCGGCTGGTTGCGGTGTTGCTGGCGCTGGCCTTCGGTGTGGTGCCCGTGGCCTGGCTGGCCGGGGCCCTGCCGGGCGCGGCCTGGCTGATGTGGCTGACGCTGCCGGCCGCGGCTTGGCTGATGCGTGGACTCTGGCGCCTGCCGCCCGAGGTCGAGCGCGGTCAAATGGGGCCGCTGCTGCCGCTGATGGGCCTCAACGTCGCAACGCTGCTGGCAAGCTTGGCCCTGCTCAACATCGGGCTTCTTGTCGCCGCTTGAGGCCGTTCTCGCTCTGCAGGGCAGGCCGGGCTCCCGGCGCGGCGACAGACGATATGGCAGACAAGCTCGGACTCTGACAGGCTGTAGAGTAATGGTCCTGCCTGGTTGGAACTCAGGGGTTGAGTGAGGCAGGATCGATCCCAAGGTATTCAATAGTGCGTGGTCAATAGCACAAGGAGACTGTGATGATGCCCGATATGTCCGAGGAGTTGCGTTTGCCCGTGTCCTGCCCTAGCTGCGGCAGCCACCTCTTTCGTGTTTCCAAGGTCCATAACCCGGACGACAAGGTGTTCTGTGCCTCCTGCAAGCGCTTCCTGTGTCTCTATCACGAAGCGCAGGACATGCTGGAGAAGGGGCCTGGCGATGAACTCGAAGCCATGATCGAAGAGGTCGTCAACCGCAACCACCACTAAGGTGCGCTTGCCGATGCCGCCATTCGAGGAGCTGCTGCTGGTTGCGATTCTGCTGCTGCTGGCAGTGGCGTCACTGTTCGATCGTCATCTGGTACGGGCCTGCACCTGGTTCGTGATCTTCGGCCTGACGGTTGCGTTGGCCTGGGCCCGGCTAGGGTTGATCTGGTTGGCATGGCTCGAATTGGTACTGGGCGCCATCCTGACAGGCGCCTGCCTGTTTTATGCCTTGGGAGTGATGCCCGGGGTCAGGAAGCCGCGGGGCTTTTTCGCTCACTGGCACGATCCGGTGCCCCTGACTTGGCGGCTCGCCCTGGAGCGCCTGCTGCCGGCACTGGCCGTACTCGCCATGCTGGGCGCTGCCCTGGTCGCTCTCGACGATAGTGGTTCCGGTTCACTGCGCCCTGGGGGGTTGGGGTTGCTTGTCCTGGGCCTCTGGGCGTTCGCCCTGCATCGCCACCTGCTGCGGCGACTGCTGGCATTCAATATCATCGGCACGGGCATCTTTTTGCTGCTCATGTCCCTCGCCGGAGCCGAGGCGCTGCCTGCCGCCCATGGCCTGGTCATCACCGGTCTGGTGGTGGCCCTGGTGGGAACCGCGCTCGGGGCGCTGCTGGTGCGACGGATCGAGGCGCTTGAGTCGGGGCAGGGGGTTGCGTCCCGCTCGGACGGCCGGTCGTAATGGTCGAGCGCTTGGGGCTGCTGCCGCCAACGGATCAGGTCGCGGGCGCGGTGGCGCTATGGGCCGTCCTCGGCCTGCCGCTGCTGCTCGGCGTGTTAGGCGGCGTGGCGCGACCCTCGCGTGGCTGGCACGTCGCCATGGCAGGCGTGTTACCGCTGCTGGTCCTGGCCTGGCTGTTTGGCGAAATGGGCAGCGGGCCGGGCCGGAGTTGGGCGATCGAGCTCGGTCCCCTGACGTTGCTCTGGCGCCTCAACGGGCTGGTGTTCATCCTGCTGTCGTTGACCTACCTGATCGTACTCGCCAGCGCGCTCTATACTCCCGCCTACCTCCACGCGGAGGCTCAGGACGAGTCCCGGGGACACGCCTGGTTCTGGCCGCTGCTGGGCCTTTTGACGTCGAGCCTGTCACTGATCTGGCTGGCGGCCGACCTGCTTTCGCTCTACCTGGGCCTCGAGCTGATGGGGCTGGCAGCCGTCGGCCTGATGCTGCTGACGGGCAAGGTCGAGGCCATGGTCGCAGGGCTGCGCTACCTGCTGCTGGCGCTGGTGGGGTCATTGGCCTTCCTGCTGGGCGTTTCGCTGCTGCTGGGCGCCTGGGGAAGACTGGACCTGGTCGGGCTGGCCGAAGCCGCCGAGGCCGGGCCGCTGCTGTGGGTGGCGCTGGCACTGCTCAGCGCGGGGCTGTTGCTCAAGGCCGCGGCTTTTCCGCTGCATGCCTGGCTCGCTCCGGTGCATGCCTCGGCCTGGATTCCGGTCAGTGCGCTGCATGCCGGGCTGGTCATCAAGGCCTCGTTCTTCGTTGCCCTGCAGCTATGGCTGATGTTGGTGCCCGGTGCGGCAGTGGCGGCGTGGATGATAGGTGGCATGGCCGGTGCCGCGGTGATCTGGGGCGGCGTGATGGCCTGGCGCGCGACAGGACTCAAGGAGATAGTGGCCTGGTCCACCGTCTCGCAGTTGGGTTACCTGCTACTTGCGTTCCCGCTGTTGATCGGCACGGACCCCGCCGTCGCCGCGCTGGCCTGGGAAGGCACCTGGCTGCAACTGGCCGCCCATGGCCTGGCCAAGGCGGCCATGTTCCTGGCCGCCGGCAACCTGATCCTGGCCACCGGCGAATCCCGGGTCGAGGGCCTGGCCGGCGCCAGCCGCCGCTTCCCGCTCTCGCTGCTCAGCTTCGGCATGGCGGCGATCAGTCTCGTCGGGCTGCCGCCGAGCATGGGCTTCACCGCGAAATGGTTGCTGCTGCATGCCGCGCTGACCGGAGGCCATTGGCCATGGATAGCGGTACTCGGCATCGGTACGCTGCTCAGCGCCGCCTATGTCTTCCGCGTCTTCCGCTACTCCTTCATCGAGGATGCGCCTGAGTTCGAGTTTCGCCCGGTGCCATGGAGTATGGATGCCATCGCCCTGCTGCTGGCACTGGCAGCCCTGTTGCTGGGGCTGGCGGCGGAGTGGCCGCTGGCGCTGTTGCGCGGCTCGGGAGGCGAATCATGAACCAGGCCTGGCTGCCGATAGTGACCCTGGCCACCTCACTGCTGGTGGTACCACTGATCTTCGTCATACCGGAGCGAGCCTGGCGGGCACGCGCCGTGGTCAACCTGGCGGCGGCGTTGCTCAAGCTGCTGCTGGTGGCGTTGATGGTGCTGGGTTACTACCTGGGGCACGATTTCGCCTTCGGATTCACGGTGGTGGAAGGTGTCAGCTTCCTGCTTCAGGTCGATGCCCTGGGGCTGATGTTTGCCGGCCTTTCGTCGCTGCTGTGGCTGGCCACCACCGTCTACGCCATCGGCTATCTCGAGGATTCGCCCAACCGCAAGCGCTTCTTCGGCTTCTTCAGCCTGTGCATCGCCAGCACCGTGGGTATCGCCCTGGCCGGTAACCTGTTTACCTTCCTGCTGTTCTACGAGCTGTTGACGCTCTCCACCTACCCCCTGGTGGTGCATCGCGGCCATGGCAAGGCGCTGGAGGCGGGCACGGTCTACCTGCGCTACACCCTCGCCGGTGGCCTGATACTGCTGCTCGGCGTGGTGGCGTTGCACGTACTGGTGGGCGATGTCGCCTTCGGCCAGCGCGAGAGGCTGGCCGACCTCGGCCCCGAGGCACACCCCATGTTGACCGTGCTGTTCGTGGTGCTGCTGGTGGGGTTGGGGGTCAAGGCCGCACTGGTACCGCTCCACGGCTGGCTGCCACGAGCCATGGTGGCGCCGGCACCGGTGAGCGCATTGCTGCATGCGGTGGCTGTGGTCAAGGCGGGTGCGTTCGGCATCGTGCGGCTTGTGTACGACGTCTATGGCATAACGCTGGTCAACGAACTGGGGCTGCTGACGCTGCTCAGCGTCGTCGCGATCGTGACCATCCTGTACGGCTCGGTGAAGGCGCTGTCGCAGCAGGAACTCAAGCCTCGGCTGGCTTACTCCACGGTCAGCCAGGTCTCCTACATCGTGCTCGGGATCAGCCTGTTCGGGCCCTTCGGCACCATCGCGGGGCTCGTCCACCTGATGCATCAAGGGCTCATGAAGGTCACCCTGTTCTACTGTGCCGGCAACTATGCCGAGGAACTCGGCATTCATCGTATCGACGAACTCGACGGCGCCGGGCGGCGCATGCCGTTGACCAGCATGGCCTTCACCGTGGGGGCGCTGGGCATGATCGGCCTGCCGCCGATAGCCGGTTTCATCAGCAAGTGGTACCTGGGCCTGGGGGCGATGGAGGCCGGCATGCCCTGGGTGATCGCCGTGCTGATGGCCAGCAGCCTGCTCAATGCCGCCTATTTCCTGCCCATCCTGCACCGGCTGTGGTTCCGCCCGGGCCCGGCGCACGGTGTCGGCCAGTGGCCCGAAGAGCGCAACCTGGGGCGCTTCGAGACCAGTGCCTGGCTGCTGCTGCCGACTGGCGCCACGGCGCTGTTCAGCATTCTCGTGGGGCTGCTGGCCGGGGTTCCCTTCAGCCCGCTGGATCTGGCGACCGTCATGGTGAGAGGGGAGTATCTGCCATGAGCCTGATGCTTCCCGTAGCATTGTTCTGGCCACTACTGGTGCTATTGCTCAGTGGGCTGCGGCTGGCCATGGAGCAGGGTGGCCGGCACCGCTGGAAGCCGCGCCAGGCACTGCTCGACGGCTGGTGGATCTCGGCGCCGCTGCCGGCGCTGGCCCTGGCGCTGTGGCCAGGTGAACTCTCGCTGGCAATGGAGAGCTGGCTACTGGGCGGCCTGTGGCAACTGGACGCGGCGCGCCGGCCCTGGCTGCTGTTCAGCGCCTTGCTGTGGTTCCTGGCCGGCTGCTATGCGCGCGGCTACCTGGCCGGAGAACAGCGGGAAGCCGAAGCCGGCGACGAGGCCATCTTCCGTCGCTTGCTGCGCTTCGCTCTGCTGTGGCCGCTGACCCTGTTCGGCAACCTGCTGCTGATCGTGGCCGAGGACATCCCCAGCTTCTACATGGGATTCGTCATCATGACACTGGCCGCCTACGGCCTGGTGGTGCACACCGGGGATCGCGATGCCAGGCTCGGCGGGCTGGCCTATATCGTCATGGCGCTTGTGGGGGAGGCATTGATCCTGGGCGGCTTGCTGTGGTCGGCGGGCAGTGCGGAGGCGCTGACCCTGAGCGAGCTGCGAGCGGGCATTGCCGAGGCCGACCAGGGGCTGTGGATGGCGTCCCTGCTGTGGTTGGGGTTCGGGGTCAAGGCGGGCGTGATCGGCCTTCACGTCTGGCTGCCGCTGGCGCATCCGGTGGCGCCGACGCCGGCCAGCGCCGTGCTCAGTGGGGTCATGGTCAAGGCCGGCGTGCTGGGCTGGCTTTACACCTTGCCGCTGGGGAATGCCGAGGCGGGGCTGGCTCGGCTGGGGGAGACCATCATCGCCGTAGGGTTGATCGGGGCCTTCGTGGCCGCCTTGCTGGGCGTGGCCCAGCGACACCCCAAGGCGGTGCTGGCCTACTCCAGCGTCAGCCAACTGGGCATGCTGACCAGCCTGGTGGGCGTGGGGTTGTCGACGCCCGCGCTGTGGCCGGCGCTGCTGGCGCCGATGACGCTGTTCGCCGGCCACCACGGCATGACCAAGGGTGCCCTGTTCCTCGGCGTGGGCATCAGCGAGCATCCCCCGCGGCTACCGGCATGGCTGATCGTGGCGCTGCTGGTGCTGCCAGCGCTCTCGCTGGGTGGCGCACTGGCCTCGGGACTGGTGGCCAAGGGGTTCATGAAGGAGGTGCTCTACGAGGGCGGGCACTCCGCGTTGGTAAGCTGGCTCAGCCTGGCCGCCGTGGGTAGTACCCTGCTGATGGTGCGCGCCTTGTGGCGTCAGTGGCGTCGTCGCGGTGAGCCTGCCACTTCCTGGCGTTCACCCATGTTCCTGGCCTGGCTATTCGCCGTGCTGGCGGCGGCGGCTGTGCCATGGTGGCTGCCGATCGGCGAGCCCGGCGTGACTTGGCCATCGTTGAAGAAGCTGCCCGGGTTACTGTGGCCGGCGGTGTTGGGGCTGGTCTTGGCCGGTCTGACGCTGCTGGCAGCGAAGGCGGGGGGGAGAGCGCGTCGCGTCACGGATCGCCTGCCGGCGGGCGACCTGTGGTGGGCCTACTTGGCCTTGGCGAAGCGGGTGGCGGCGGGGCTGAGGAGGGCCGGTGCTGCGCTGGAGTCCCGCGGCCAACGGGTACGTGAATGTCTGAGGGTGGAGGAGCGTCGTGCCATGGCCTGGCTCGATGACCTGGCCCGCCATGAACGCACCTTCATCCACATGGCCGTGCCGCTGATGGTGGGGGTGGCGGTGCTGCTGGCGCTGGGGTTCTGGCTGGGCTAGTGCAGGCGAACCCAGGCCTGGGGTTCGCCCAGGCCTGGGGGCCGTTTTTACAGCAGCTCTTCTCCAGCCAGCGCCAGGCGCGAGCGCTCCACGCTGCGCAGGGTCACGTGGCCGGCATGGGGCCAGTTGCTGAAACGTTGTACCACTGCCGCCATGCCGCAAGTGTTGGCGGTGAGGTAGGGCGTGTCGATCTGGCCGACGTTGCCCAGGCAGACGATCTTGGTGTTGCGCCCGGCCCGGGTGAGCAGGGTCTTGAGCTGCTTGGGCGTGAAGTTCTGTGCCTCGTCGATGATCAGGAAGGTATCGTTCAGGGTACGCCCGCGCATGAAGCCGGGGGCGCGGATCTGCACCCGGGAGCCGATCAGGCTGCGTGTCGCGTCCTGGCTCCAACTGGTGCTGCCGTCATGCTCGTCGCGCAGCAGGTTGTCCATGTTGTCGTGGAAGGCGCCCATCCACGGCGACATCTTCTCCTCCTCGGTGCCGGGCAGGAAGCCGATGTCCTCGCTCATCGAGATCGGCGCCCGGGTGAATACGATGCGCTCGAAGCGCTTGGCGTCGAGGGTTTGCTGGAAAGCCGCCGCCAGCGTCATGAAGGTCTTGCCGGTACCGGCACTGCCGGCGATGGTGACCAGGTCGATGTCGTCATCCATCAGCAGGTTGAGGGCGAAGTTCTGGCGGCTGTCGTGGGCGTGAACTCCCCATACGCCATCCCTGTGGCGATAGTTGGTCAGCAGTTGCAGCCGGGCCTGGCCGGGGCTCAGTTCCCGGACGATCGCCTCGAAGCTGGCCCCGTTCTCGCTATCGGAGATCAGCATGCCCAAGTGCCAGTCGCTGGGAATCCGACCTTGCAGCCGATAGAAAGTGTGGTGGTCGACTCGCTCCACCTCGACCTCGACTTCCATCTGATCCCAGGGGCCGCTGCTGCCCTCGGCATCGGGATAGATGCGCACCCCTTCGAGCATCACGTCACTGTCGCTGAAGGCGCGATCGGTGAGGTAATCCTCCACCGGTACGTGCAGGGCGGCGGCCTTTACCCGCAGGTTGATGTCCTTGGTTACGAGAATGACGGACGCATCGGGACGTTCGTCGCGCAGCCGGCAGGTCTCTGCCAATAGCACGTTGTCGGGGCT
Proteins encoded in this window:
- a CDS encoding prenyltransferase; translation: MSDTTADASLLRTCLRSSRPNFLILAPLCAGLAITSALADGYPVAVLDALLVLLGALLAHAAVNLFNEHHDFHSGLDQMTERTPFSGGSGALPERPEAADAVRAAALSCLLGVVLIGVWFLWRAGPVMLLYGLLGLGLVVAYTGWLTRRPWLCLLAPGAGFGMLMVLGAHHALTGTLTATAVAAAVIPTLMVSALLLINQLPDIDADRRVGRDHLAIRLGPQRAARLVAVLLALAFGVVPVAWLAGALPGAAWLMWLTLPAAAWLMRGLWRLPPEVERGQMGPLLPLMGLNVATLLASLALLNIGLLVAA
- a CDS encoding NADH-quinone oxidoreductase subunit K, yielding MPPFEELLLVAILLLLAVASLFDRHLVRACTWFVIFGLTVALAWARLGLIWLAWLELVLGAILTGACLFYALGVMPGVRKPRGFFAHWHDPVPLTWRLALERLLPALAVLAMLGAALVALDDSGSGSLRPGGLGLLVLGLWAFALHRHLLRRLLAFNIIGTGIFLLLMSLAGAEALPAAHGLVITGLVVALVGTALGALLVRRIEALESGQGVASRSDGRS
- a CDS encoding complex I subunit 5 family protein, whose translation is MVERLGLLPPTDQVAGAVALWAVLGLPLLLGVLGGVARPSRGWHVAMAGVLPLLVLAWLFGEMGSGPGRSWAIELGPLTLLWRLNGLVFILLSLTYLIVLASALYTPAYLHAEAQDESRGHAWFWPLLGLLTSSLSLIWLAADLLSLYLGLELMGLAAVGLMLLTGKVEAMVAGLRYLLLALVGSLAFLLGVSLLLGAWGRLDLVGLAEAAEAGPLLWVALALLSAGLLLKAAAFPLHAWLAPVHASAWIPVSALHAGLVIKASFFVALQLWLMLVPGAAVAAWMIGGMAGAAVIWGGVMAWRATGLKEIVAWSTVSQLGYLLLAFPLLIGTDPAVAALAWEGTWLQLAAHGLAKAAMFLAAGNLILATGESRVEGLAGASRRFPLSLLSFGMAAISLVGLPPSMGFTAKWLLLHAALTGGHWPWIAVLGIGTLLSAAYVFRVFRYSFIEDAPEFEFRPVPWSMDAIALLLALAALLLGLAAEWPLALLRGSGGES
- a CDS encoding proton-conducting transporter membrane subunit — translated: MNQAWLPIVTLATSLLVVPLIFVIPERAWRARAVVNLAAALLKLLLVALMVLGYYLGHDFAFGFTVVEGVSFLLQVDALGLMFAGLSSLLWLATTVYAIGYLEDSPNRKRFFGFFSLCIASTVGIALAGNLFTFLLFYELLTLSTYPLVVHRGHGKALEAGTVYLRYTLAGGLILLLGVVALHVLVGDVAFGQRERLADLGPEAHPMLTVLFVVLLVGLGVKAALVPLHGWLPRAMVAPAPVSALLHAVAVVKAGAFGIVRLVYDVYGITLVNELGLLTLLSVVAIVTILYGSVKALSQQELKPRLAYSTVSQVSYIVLGISLFGPFGTIAGLVHLMHQGLMKVTLFYCAGNYAEELGIHRIDELDGAGRRMPLTSMAFTVGALGMIGLPPIAGFISKWYLGLGAMEAGMPWVIAVLMASSLLNAAYFLPILHRLWFRPGPAHGVGQWPEERNLGRFETSAWLLLPTGATALFSILVGLLAGVPFSPLDLATVMVRGEYLP
- a CDS encoding complex I subunit 5 family protein; this encodes MSLMLPVALFWPLLVLLLSGLRLAMEQGGRHRWKPRQALLDGWWISAPLPALALALWPGELSLAMESWLLGGLWQLDAARRPWLLFSALLWFLAGCYARGYLAGEQREAEAGDEAIFRRLLRFALLWPLTLFGNLLLIVAEDIPSFYMGFVIMTLAAYGLVVHTGDRDARLGGLAYIVMALVGEALILGGLLWSAGSAEALTLSELRAGIAEADQGLWMASLLWLGFGVKAGVIGLHVWLPLAHPVAPTPASAVLSGVMVKAGVLGWLYTLPLGNAEAGLARLGETIIAVGLIGAFVAALLGVAQRHPKAVLAYSSVSQLGMLTSLVGVGLSTPALWPALLAPMTLFAGHHGMTKGALFLGVGISEHPPRLPAWLIVALLVLPALSLGGALASGLVAKGFMKEVLYEGGHSALVSWLSLAAVGSTLLMVRALWRQWRRRGEPATSWRSPMFLAWLFAVLAAAAVPWWLPIGEPGVTWPSLKKLPGLLWPAVLGLVLAGLTLLAAKAGGRARRVTDRLPAGDLWWAYLALAKRVAAGLRRAGAALESRGQRVRECLRVEERRAMAWLDDLARHERTFIHMAVPLMVGVAVLLALGFWLG
- a CDS encoding PhoH family protein, with translation MVRLDKKAKRLYVLDTNVLLHDPAALYQFEEHEVVIPMTVLEELDKLKNGLREIARTARQVSRTLSDLTNQVTFDEIQQGIPIPRAGGTTLGKLVFLCYPELKPLEHLEESPDNVLLAETCRLRDERPDASVILVTKDINLRVKAAALHVPVEDYLTDRAFSDSDVMLEGVRIYPDAEGSSGPWDQMEVEVEVERVDHHTFYRLQGRIPSDWHLGMLISDSENGASFEAIVRELSPGQARLQLLTNYRHRDGVWGVHAHDSRQNFALNLLMDDDIDLVTIAGSAGTGKTFMTLAAAFQQTLDAKRFERIVFTRAPISMSEDIGFLPGTEEEKMSPWMGAFHDNMDNLLRDEHDGSTSWSQDATRSLIGSRVQIRAPGFMRGRTLNDTFLIIDEAQNFTPKQLKTLLTRAGRNTKIVCLGNVGQIDTPYLTANTCGMAAVVQRFSNWPHAGHVTLRSVERSRLALAGEELL